Proteins co-encoded in one Sporosarcina sp. FSL K6-1522 genomic window:
- a CDS encoding GntR family transcriptional regulator yields MLIRIEPSSDIPIYTQLTNQLIELIARGVLADGDALPSVRSLAADLGMNMHTVNKAYHALEKKGIIQIVPKSGAIISPLAQNGILESHRERVVEELKPILAEALVLGMNKEDLLTLASSIISDFKGE; encoded by the coding sequence ATGTTAATTCGAATCGAGCCTTCTTCGGATATACCGATTTATACACAATTGACGAACCAATTAATCGAGTTAATTGCCCGAGGGGTACTTGCTGACGGAGATGCCCTGCCCTCCGTTCGCTCACTAGCGGCAGATCTTGGCATGAACATGCATACCGTCAATAAGGCTTATCATGCTTTAGAGAAAAAAGGGATTATTCAAATCGTCCCTAAATCGGGAGCAATCATTAGCCCACTTGCACAAAATGGAATTCTAGAAAGTCATCGTGAACGCGTAGTGGAGGAACTGAAGCCTATACTCGCTGAAGCGCTTGTACTCGGTATGAACAAAGAAGATTTATTAACGCTTGCCTCATCAATCATTTCAGACTTTAAGGGGGAATAA
- a CDS encoding polysaccharide deacetylase family protein yields MRRIHRKRRSKWIDISFSIAIIAMTVAAIYLVTQTNKNQAASSASEKKTAAIPPTVETVDSEEYANIKIVTETSNDEAVPYTIRYPESLHSPFNDEVLAYVNAAKKHFITELEKQKKRDRQGKLSISFETLSHSSGNYSFVLINEQTIGDTPKSIDVQSFHLNTETGESLAIEHVITSEPQTLENLSTIIQNKLKEDPLLKDALSPDDVQAYTAPIISNFKNFAITDESLIFYFDEDTFTAASVGPPIVAIPLTEVNDLLAESFKIIDRSNEKQVALTFDDGPDPIITTQILETLNKYNAKATFFMLGNMAEKNPDTAKAVKDAGHELGNHSWSHPILTKLGPEAIRNEVNNTTATIENATGGKVTVFRPPYGAVNASVREQIGLPVIMWDVDTLDWKHRNANQLLTYVKNQTKAGSIVLMHDIHQSTADGLDAVMAYLQSEGYTFVTISEMNK; encoded by the coding sequence ATGAGAAGAATACACCGCAAACGCCGCTCCAAATGGATTGATATCTCGTTTTCAATCGCTATCATTGCCATGACTGTAGCAGCAATCTACTTAGTTACCCAAACGAATAAAAACCAGGCCGCATCTTCTGCTAGCGAGAAAAAAACTGCTGCCATTCCACCCACTGTCGAAACTGTTGACTCTGAAGAGTACGCAAACATTAAAATTGTGACTGAAACATCCAACGACGAGGCTGTCCCCTATACAATTCGCTATCCGGAAAGCTTACATAGCCCTTTCAATGACGAAGTACTCGCTTACGTGAATGCGGCAAAGAAACATTTTATAACTGAACTAGAAAAACAAAAAAAGCGTGATCGTCAAGGTAAACTCTCCATCTCTTTTGAAACGCTTAGCCATTCCTCGGGAAATTATTCTTTTGTGCTTATTAATGAGCAAACCATTGGTGATACACCTAAAAGTATTGACGTACAATCTTTCCATTTGAATACTGAAACAGGTGAAAGTCTAGCAATCGAGCATGTGATTACTAGCGAGCCACAGACACTTGAAAATCTCTCGACGATTATTCAAAACAAATTGAAGGAAGATCCATTACTAAAAGACGCTTTGTCGCCTGATGATGTACAGGCATATACAGCACCTATCATCAGTAACTTTAAAAACTTCGCCATTACAGACGAATCGCTCATCTTTTATTTCGATGAAGATACCTTTACTGCTGCATCAGTCGGACCCCCAATTGTGGCAATCCCACTTACCGAAGTCAATGACTTACTAGCAGAAAGCTTCAAAATCATAGACCGCTCCAACGAAAAACAAGTTGCCCTAACATTCGACGATGGGCCCGACCCAATCATCACTACACAAATTCTTGAAACATTAAACAAGTATAATGCTAAAGCAACGTTCTTTATGCTTGGAAATATGGCAGAAAAAAATCCAGATACCGCTAAAGCCGTTAAAGACGCCGGCCATGAGCTTGGCAATCATTCTTGGAGCCATCCTATTTTGACGAAACTGGGTCCAGAAGCCATTCGCAACGAAGTGAACAATACCACCGCCACTATCGAAAATGCTACTGGTGGAAAAGTGACTGTTTTCAGACCCCCGTATGGCGCAGTCAATGCTAGCGTTCGTGAGCAAATTGGCTTGCCTGTCATTATGTGGGATGTCGATACACTCGATTGGAAACATCGAAACGCCAATCAGCTACTTACCTATGTGAAAAACCAAACGAAAGCAGGCAGTATCGTGCTCATGCATGATATCCACCAATCGACAGCAGATGGACTTGATGCTGTAATGGCTTATTTACAAAGTGAAGGCTATACGTTCGTAACTATTTCAGAGATGAATAAATGA
- a CDS encoding rhodanese-related sulfurtransferase — MEKGTYRVLLYYKYVPVADPETFAAEHLKACKEIGLKGRILVGTEGINGTCSGTIEQTDAYMNLLKQDERFADMVIKIDEADGHAFKKMHVRARQEIVNLSLEEDINPNELTGKRLSPEEWFKQMQEEDTVIIDARNDYEFDLGHFRGAVRPDIENFRDLPQWMRDNKEQFEGKKILTYCTGGIRCEKFSGWLVREGYEDVSQLHGGIATYGKDSVAQGQLWDGQMYVFDERIAVPINQVEQVIVGRDHFDGTPCERYVNCANPECNAKILSSEENEHLYMRSCSDECRTHPRNRYFVEHNMTVEEYDERLEAIARHKNATPAL; from the coding sequence ATGGAAAAAGGTACTTACCGGGTGTTACTGTATTATAAATACGTACCCGTTGCAGATCCGGAAACGTTTGCTGCAGAACACTTGAAAGCTTGTAAAGAAATTGGATTAAAAGGTCGTATTTTGGTTGGAACTGAAGGCATTAATGGTACGTGCTCAGGAACAATCGAACAGACAGATGCTTATATGAATTTATTGAAGCAAGATGAGCGATTCGCAGATATGGTGATTAAAATTGACGAAGCGGATGGACATGCTTTCAAGAAAATGCATGTGCGCGCACGTCAAGAAATCGTTAACCTAAGTCTTGAAGAGGATATCAATCCAAACGAGCTAACAGGTAAACGACTAAGCCCAGAAGAATGGTTTAAACAAATGCAAGAGGAAGATACAGTGATTATTGATGCACGTAATGACTATGAGTTCGATTTAGGTCATTTCCGTGGTGCGGTTCGTCCTGATATTGAAAACTTCCGTGATTTACCGCAATGGATGCGGGACAATAAGGAACAATTCGAAGGGAAGAAAATCCTGACGTATTGTACGGGCGGAATTCGTTGCGAAAAATTCTCTGGCTGGCTTGTTCGTGAGGGGTACGAGGATGTGTCACAATTGCACGGTGGGATTGCAACATATGGTAAAGATTCTGTAGCGCAAGGACAGCTATGGGACGGACAAATGTACGTCTTTGACGAGCGTATTGCAGTTCCGATTAACCAGGTTGAACAAGTAATTGTCGGGCGTGACCATTTCGATGGTACACCATGTGAGCGCTATGTAAACTGTGCGAATCCAGAGTGTAACGCAAAAATTCTTTCATCTGAAGAAAATGAGCATTTATATATGCGCAGTTGCTCAGACGAATGCCGTACGCATCCACGCAATCGTTATTTCGTGGAACATAATATGACGGTCGAGGAATATGACGAGCGTTTGGAAGCAATCGCACGCCATAAAAATGCAACACCTGCATTGTAA
- a CDS encoding PrkA family serine protein kinase, with product MDIINKVKSFREEENKLKWEGTFEEYLAIVKDRKEVAQTAHSRVYNMIKSSGLKEKDGHRLYQFFGEEIFGLEEAIERLVEEYFHPAAKRLDVRKRILLLMGPVSGGKSTIVTLLKRGLESYSKTDEGAIYAIKGCPMHEDPLHLIPQNLRKDFFEQYGVRIEGSLSPLNTMRLEQEYDGQIENVLVERIFFSEDKRVGIGTFTPSDPKSQDIADLTGSIDFSTIAEFGSESDPRAYRFDGELNKANRGMMEFQEMLKLDEKFLWHLLSLTQEGNFKAGRFALISADELIVAHTNETEYRTFISNKKNEALHSRIIVIPIPYNLKVSQEERIYEKMINESDMTHVHIAPHALRVAAIFSILTRLEVSKKQGIDVVKKMRLYDGESVEGLNEVDAESLQNEFPNEGMHGIDPRYVINRISSAIIRKEIPAINALDVLRALKEGLDQHASISQDDREKYMNYISIARREYDEIAKKEVQKAFVYSYEESAKTMMDNYLDNVEAFCNKNKLRDMLTGEEMNPDEKLMRSIEEQIGISENAKKAFREEILIRISAYARKGKRFDYHSHDRLREAIQKKLFADLKDVVKITTSSKTPDESHLKKINEVVARLIDEYGYNSISANELLRYVGSLLNR from the coding sequence ATGGATATCATTAACAAGGTGAAAAGCTTTCGGGAAGAAGAAAACAAGCTGAAATGGGAAGGTACTTTTGAAGAGTATTTGGCGATTGTGAAAGACCGAAAAGAAGTTGCGCAAACTGCACATTCACGTGTCTACAATATGATTAAGAGCTCAGGCTTGAAAGAGAAAGACGGGCATCGGTTGTATCAGTTTTTTGGAGAAGAAATTTTTGGCCTTGAAGAGGCAATTGAACGGTTAGTCGAAGAGTATTTTCACCCGGCGGCGAAAAGATTGGATGTCCGTAAACGAATCTTGTTGTTAATGGGGCCAGTGAGTGGTGGAAAATCGACGATTGTTACTTTATTAAAACGTGGTCTGGAAAGCTATTCGAAAACGGACGAAGGCGCAATTTATGCCATTAAAGGCTGTCCGATGCATGAGGATCCACTTCATCTCATTCCACAGAATTTGAGAAAGGATTTCTTCGAGCAATATGGTGTTCGGATTGAAGGTAGCTTATCTCCATTGAATACGATGCGTCTTGAGCAAGAATACGATGGGCAAATTGAAAATGTACTGGTAGAACGAATCTTTTTCTCTGAAGATAAGCGGGTTGGGATTGGGACGTTTACGCCTTCTGATCCAAAATCACAGGATATTGCTGATTTAACAGGTAGTATTGACTTTTCAACGATTGCTGAATTTGGCTCGGAGTCCGATCCGCGTGCGTATCGTTTTGATGGGGAACTGAATAAGGCCAATCGAGGCATGATGGAGTTCCAAGAGATGCTGAAATTGGACGAGAAATTTCTTTGGCATTTATTATCCTTGACGCAAGAAGGGAATTTTAAAGCGGGTCGCTTTGCGTTAATTAGCGCAGACGAGTTAATTGTCGCGCATACAAATGAAACGGAGTATCGCACCTTTATTTCCAACAAAAAGAATGAGGCGCTACACTCCAGAATTATTGTGATTCCGATTCCGTACAATTTAAAGGTTAGCCAGGAAGAACGAATCTATGAAAAAATGATTAATGAAAGTGATATGACACATGTGCATATTGCACCGCATGCCTTGCGCGTAGCAGCCATTTTCTCGATTTTAACAAGGCTGGAAGTTTCTAAGAAGCAAGGGATAGATGTAGTGAAAAAAATGCGCCTCTATGATGGGGAAAGCGTCGAAGGACTTAACGAAGTGGACGCGGAAAGTTTGCAAAATGAGTTTCCGAACGAAGGAATGCATGGCATTGATCCACGCTATGTCATTAATCGTATATCTTCTGCGATTATTCGAAAAGAAATACCTGCCATCAATGCGTTAGACGTGTTGCGTGCGTTGAAGGAAGGATTGGACCAACATGCTTCTATATCGCAAGATGATCGAGAAAAATACATGAATTATATTTCGATTGCTAGAAGAGAATATGATGAAATCGCTAAGAAAGAAGTGCAAAAAGCCTTCGTCTATTCATACGAAGAGTCTGCAAAAACGATGATGGATAACTATTTAGACAATGTGGAAGCCTTCTGCAATAAAAACAAATTAAGAGATATGTTAACAGGGGAAGAAATGAATCCAGACGAAAAGCTTATGCGCTCCATCGAAGAGCAAATTGGCATCTCAGAAAATGCGAAAAAAGCATTTCGTGAGGAAATTCTCATTCGGATTTCTGCCTATGCCCGCAAAGGAAAACGTTTTGACTATCATTCTCATGATCGTTTGCGAGAAGCCATTCAAAAAAAACTATTTGCAGATTTAAAAGATGTCGTCAAAATTACCACTTCATCCAAAACGCCGGATGAATCGCATCTGAAGAAAATCAACGAAGTAGTTGCAAGGCTCATTGATGAGTATGGCTATAATTCGATTTCTGCCAATGAATTGCTACGCTATGTTGGAAGTTTGCTAAACCGATAA
- a CDS encoding SpoVR family protein encodes MKALHRAIDEITEIATGFGLDFYPMRYEICPADIIYTFGAYGMPTRFSHWSFGKQFHKMKLQYDLGLSQIYELVINSNPCYAFLLNTNSLIQNKLIVAHVLAHCDFFKNNVRFSNTSRDMVESMTATAERIARYEIVYGKEEVERFLDAVLAIQEHIDPSIMRPKQPELEAADEEKATPIKTPYDDLWNLDQKEPTNKDKRPKVEKIPPRPEKDLLLFILENSRALEEWQRDILTMMREEMLYFWPQLETKIMNEGWASYWHQRILREMDLTSDETINFAKLNADVVQPSKTRINPYYLGLKIFEDIEKRYDHPTEEMKRYGVKPYSGREKMFEVREVESDISFIRNYLTKELAQQEDLYLFEKKKSDYLITTKDYEAVRDQLVSMRVNGGFPYIVVENGDYLRNGELYLLHRYEETELDVQYLEHVLPYIHQLWGRIVHMETYVDNKQIVFSYDGKKIHRQNR; translated from the coding sequence ATGAAGGCGCTTCACCGTGCGATTGATGAGATTACGGAAATTGCTACTGGATTCGGCCTTGATTTTTATCCGATGCGCTATGAAATTTGTCCTGCTGATATTATTTATACATTTGGTGCATATGGGATGCCGACGCGATTTTCTCATTGGAGCTTTGGTAAGCAATTCCACAAAATGAAGTTGCAATATGATCTTGGACTAAGTCAAATTTATGAGCTGGTCATTAATTCAAATCCTTGTTACGCCTTTTTACTGAACACCAATAGCCTCATTCAAAATAAATTGATTGTTGCACATGTCCTGGCGCATTGTGATTTTTTTAAAAATAATGTTCGTTTTTCCAATACGTCGCGAGATATGGTAGAAAGTATGACAGCGACTGCAGAACGGATTGCACGTTATGAGATTGTGTATGGCAAAGAGGAAGTGGAACGCTTTTTAGATGCTGTGCTAGCGATTCAAGAGCATATAGATCCCTCTATTATGCGGCCGAAACAACCTGAACTAGAGGCTGCAGATGAGGAGAAGGCTACCCCTATAAAAACGCCTTATGACGACTTGTGGAATTTGGATCAGAAAGAACCGACGAACAAAGACAAGAGGCCCAAAGTCGAGAAAATACCGCCAAGGCCGGAAAAAGATTTGTTATTGTTCATTTTAGAAAATAGTCGTGCATTAGAAGAGTGGCAACGAGATATTTTAACGATGATGCGGGAGGAAATGCTTTATTTTTGGCCGCAGCTAGAAACAAAAATTATGAACGAAGGCTGGGCATCTTATTGGCATCAACGGATTTTACGTGAAATGGATCTAACATCGGATGAGACCATTAACTTTGCAAAGTTAAATGCGGATGTTGTGCAACCTTCTAAAACACGTATCAATCCCTATTATTTAGGATTGAAAATTTTTGAGGATATTGAAAAACGTTATGATCATCCAACGGAAGAAATGAAAAGGTATGGGGTTAAACCGTATTCAGGTAGGGAGAAAATGTTTGAGGTGCGGGAAGTGGAATCCGATATTTCCTTCATCCGCAATTATTTAACGAAAGAATTGGCACAGCAAGAGGATCTCTACTTATTTGAGAAAAAGAAAAGCGATTATTTAATTACAACAAAAGACTATGAAGCTGTCAGAGATCAGCTTGTCTCGATGCGTGTCAACGGTGGTTTTCCTTATATTGTCGTAGAAAATGGGGATTATTTACGCAATGGGGAACTGTATTTGTTGCATCGATATGAGGAGACGGAGCTCGATGTGCAATATTTGGAACATGTCCTACCTTATATTCATCAACTATGGGGACGTATTGTTCATATGGAAACGTATGTGGACAATAAGCAAATTGTTTTTTCGTATGACGGAAAGAAAATTCATCGGCAAAATCGTTGA
- a CDS encoding DUF368 domain-containing protein produces the protein MQWRNLYRGFFMGISDLIPGVSGGTIAFMLGIYDELLASISGFFSRNWKKYIAFLLPLGLGIGITLLLFSKVIEFLLKNYHAPTQFFFMGLILGIIPFITKQADVKKNFKWTHFLVILLVGVALASTAFIVPHDSAPITKLTMTNTIGLFFAGWAGSMAMLLPGISGSFILLLLGVYSTAIGALSNLNFPIIAVIGAGVIVGFIVSSKAISYLLAKFTHITFATIIGLIIGSIFVVYPGMPESGTPFVMSVIAFFTGIVVANIFSASNTSTATTSKY, from the coding sequence ATGCAGTGGAGAAATTTATATCGCGGTTTCTTTATGGGAATTAGCGACTTGATTCCTGGGGTAAGCGGAGGAACAATTGCGTTTATGCTCGGGATATATGATGAGTTATTAGCATCGATTAGTGGATTTTTCAGTCGAAATTGGAAAAAGTATATTGCTTTCCTTTTGCCGCTTGGTCTTGGAATCGGTATTACCTTGCTATTATTTAGTAAAGTAATCGAGTTTTTATTGAAAAACTATCATGCACCTACCCAGTTTTTCTTTATGGGGTTGATCCTTGGGATTATTCCTTTCATTACGAAGCAGGCGGATGTGAAAAAGAATTTTAAGTGGACACATTTCTTAGTGATCCTTTTAGTTGGTGTCGCATTAGCTTCAACTGCGTTTATCGTTCCGCATGATTCTGCTCCGATTACAAAATTGACAATGACGAACACAATTGGCTTATTTTTTGCTGGGTGGGCAGGCAGCATGGCTATGTTGTTACCGGGGATTAGCGGCTCCTTTATCTTGCTACTGTTAGGTGTCTACTCAACAGCGATTGGCGCATTGTCGAACTTAAACTTTCCGATTATTGCCGTCATTGGAGCAGGTGTCATTGTTGGCTTCATCGTCAGCAGTAAAGCCATTAGTTATTTACTGGCGAAATTCACACATATTACATTTGCTACCATTATCGGTCTCATCATTGGCTCAATATTTGTGGTTTATCCGGGAATGCCTGAGAGCGGAACACCATTTGTCATGAGTGTGATCGCATTCTTTACGGGGATTGTTGTAGCCAATATCTTTAGTGCATCAAATACGAGTACAGCAACGACTTCAAAGTACTAA
- a CDS encoding NAD(P)/FAD-dependent oxidoreductase, whose amino-acid sequence MNNEIVDITIIGGGPTGLFASFYAGMREMSVKIIDSLPQLGGQLIELYPDKYIYDVGGFPKILAKDFVANLVTQAHYAKPEIILGETALSVTRDGDHFILQTDKGVHLTRTILLTAGIGAFQPRKIGLKEESNFEGTTLHYGIKDLTIFKDQNVVVCGGGDSAVDWALMLEDIAASVTVVHRRERFTAHETSVNQLMESKVIVKTSRAVKAIEGEAGAISGVVLVDKEGTEEQLAVDHLIVNYGNISSLGPLKEWGLEMDRNSIMVNTRMETNIEGIYAAGDITNYDGKVKLIAVGLGEAPIAVNHAKSHVDPKARVQPLHSTSVFS is encoded by the coding sequence ATGAATAATGAGATAGTAGATATTACAATTATTGGGGGAGGACCGACTGGGCTTTTCGCTTCTTTCTATGCTGGAATGCGCGAGATGTCGGTTAAAATTATCGATAGCTTACCACAGTTAGGTGGTCAGCTGATTGAATTGTATCCCGATAAGTATATATATGATGTTGGTGGATTCCCAAAAATTCTTGCGAAGGATTTCGTTGCGAATCTCGTAACACAAGCACATTATGCGAAGCCAGAAATCATTTTGGGCGAGACGGCTTTATCGGTAACACGTGATGGGGATCACTTTATCCTTCAAACGGATAAAGGTGTTCATTTAACGCGTACGATTTTATTGACGGCTGGAATCGGTGCATTCCAACCACGGAAAATCGGTCTTAAAGAAGAGAGTAATTTTGAAGGCACGACATTGCATTACGGCATTAAAGATTTAACGATTTTCAAAGACCAAAACGTTGTCGTTTGTGGTGGGGGAGACTCGGCAGTTGACTGGGCGCTTATGCTTGAAGATATAGCTGCAAGTGTGACAGTTGTTCACCGTCGTGAACGTTTTACAGCGCATGAAACGAGTGTCAATCAGCTAATGGAATCGAAAGTGATTGTGAAGACATCACGTGCGGTGAAAGCAATTGAAGGCGAAGCAGGCGCAATTAGCGGCGTTGTATTGGTGGATAAAGAGGGAACAGAAGAACAACTAGCTGTTGACCATCTGATCGTCAACTATGGTAACATCTCTTCACTCGGACCATTGAAAGAATGGGGCCTTGAGATGGACCGTAACTCCATTATGGTCAACACACGGATGGAGACGAATATTGAAGGTATTTACGCAGCAGGCGATATTACGAACTATGATGGCAAAGTAAAATTGATTGCTGTTGGACTTGGTGAGGCACCAATCGCTGTCAACCATGCAAAATCACATGTTGATCCAAAAGCAAGAGTGCAACCTCTTCATAGTACAAGTGTATTTAGTTGA
- the yhbH gene encoding sporulation protein YhbH produces the protein MSEEQHQFVVSEENWTLHRKGYQDQQRHMDKVKEAIHNNLPDLISEESIVMSNGREVIKIPIRSLDEYKIRYNHDKSKHVGQGNGDSQVGDVVAKDGDQGQKGQGQGKEAGDQPGQDYYEAEVSLAEIEETLFKELALPNLAKKEQAEITAEKVEFNDIRKKGLIGNIDKKRTILTAIKRNAMKGKAAIAPIHNDDLRFKTWDEVEKPESRAVVLMMMDTSASMGTFEKYAARSFFFWMARFLRTKYKTVDIEFIAHHTEAKVVTEEDFFSKGESGGTICSSAYEKALELIEQKYHPARYNIYPFHFSDGENMSSDNEKCMKLVQSLMEVSSLFGYGEVNAYNRFSTLMSSYKKIDDPKFRHYVVKENKDVYFALKRFFEKSSEGSE, from the coding sequence ATGAGCGAAGAACAACATCAATTTGTTGTGTCAGAGGAAAACTGGACCCTTCATCGAAAAGGCTATCAGGATCAGCAACGCCATATGGACAAAGTGAAAGAAGCCATTCATAATAACTTGCCTGATCTAATCAGTGAGGAAAGCATTGTGATGTCAAATGGGCGTGAGGTCATTAAAATTCCGATTCGCTCATTAGATGAATATAAAATTCGCTACAATCATGACAAATCGAAGCATGTTGGGCAAGGGAATGGTGACAGTCAAGTAGGGGATGTCGTTGCAAAAGATGGCGATCAAGGACAGAAGGGTCAAGGGCAAGGAAAGGAAGCTGGCGATCAACCTGGGCAAGATTACTATGAAGCCGAGGTTTCGCTAGCCGAAATTGAAGAAACGCTTTTCAAAGAACTGGCATTACCTAATTTGGCGAAAAAAGAGCAAGCTGAAATAACAGCTGAGAAAGTTGAATTCAACGATATTCGTAAAAAAGGGCTCATCGGCAATATTGATAAAAAGCGCACGATTTTAACTGCCATCAAGCGAAATGCCATGAAAGGAAAAGCCGCAATTGCCCCAATTCATAATGATGATTTACGTTTTAAAACGTGGGATGAAGTAGAGAAGCCCGAATCCAGAGCAGTTGTGTTAATGATGATGGATACAAGTGCATCAATGGGGACGTTTGAAAAGTATGCGGCAAGGAGTTTCTTTTTCTGGATGGCACGATTTTTGCGAACGAAGTATAAGACTGTTGACATCGAATTTATCGCGCATCATACAGAAGCGAAAGTCGTAACGGAAGAGGATTTTTTTTCAAAAGGGGAAAGCGGCGGTACAATTTGTTCGTCCGCCTACGAAAAGGCTTTGGAGCTTATCGAACAAAAATACCATCCCGCACGCTATAACATTTATCCATTTCATTTTTCAGATGGAGAAAATATGTCATCTGACAATGAAAAATGTATGAAGCTTGTGCAGAGTTTAATGGAAGTTTCCAGCCTTTTTGGCTATGGGGAAGTGAATGCGTATAATCGTTTTTCAACCTTAATGTCCTCTTACAAAAAAATTGACGACCCGAAGTTTCGCCATTATGTCGTCAAGGAAAACAAAGATGTCTATTTTGCACTCAAACGATTTTTTGAAAAGAGTTCGGAGGGATCCGAGTGA
- a CDS encoding DUF5808 domain-containing protein, protein MELTIFLIIIGFIVIIQAATPFVLRRTIAFGVTIPEGHTDDTIVASYKKMYSAIILIIGLISLIGYAIWANTSHLSEETLVLTGVAIQFGLLFISMALYLYFHAKTTRLKRTQQWGADLKQVQIADLTSRAKDEMLPSYLYALPMLITLGLIGYTATQYSQMPAMIPTHWGPSGQPDAFSPKTPFSVIAQLLILLVIQGMMLGINATTKQSGIKLNPAKGKTSQVQQLLFRKYTSWFLFITSVLLTILLGFLHLTIIHEGLGNAAVMFALPLGFLLLILIGTAIYAFKIGQSGSRIDVSFEDEAVPGITAVDDDQYWKFGVFYVNKNDPSIFVEKRFGVGWTVNFGHPVGYLILFGPLVLILAITFLL, encoded by the coding sequence ATGGAGCTCACCATTTTTCTTATCATTATTGGCTTCATTGTTATCATACAAGCTGCTACTCCATTTGTACTTAGACGAACAATTGCTTTCGGTGTCACCATTCCAGAAGGTCATACGGATGATACCATTGTCGCGTCCTATAAAAAAATGTATTCGGCAATCATTCTGATTATCGGCCTCATCTCGCTCATCGGCTATGCCATCTGGGCAAACACTAGCCACCTGTCTGAAGAAACACTGGTCCTAACCGGGGTAGCCATTCAATTTGGACTACTTTTTATCAGTATGGCCCTTTACTTATACTTTCACGCGAAAACTACTCGCTTAAAACGCACTCAGCAATGGGGCGCAGATTTGAAGCAAGTTCAGATTGCAGATTTGACGAGTCGAGCAAAGGATGAAATGCTACCAAGCTATCTGTACGCATTACCAATGCTCATTACACTTGGGCTAATTGGTTATACGGCCACACAATACAGTCAGATGCCTGCTATGATTCCAACGCATTGGGGGCCAAGCGGGCAGCCTGATGCTTTTAGTCCGAAAACGCCCTTTTCCGTTATTGCTCAACTACTTATCCTGCTCGTGATCCAAGGTATGATGCTCGGTATCAATGCAACGACCAAACAATCTGGCATTAAATTGAATCCAGCAAAAGGAAAAACATCACAAGTTCAGCAGTTATTATTCCGAAAGTATACAAGCTGGTTTTTATTCATTACGAGTGTACTACTCACGATTCTTTTAGGATTTCTACACTTAACGATTATTCACGAAGGGCTTGGCAATGCTGCTGTTATGTTTGCTCTCCCTCTCGGTTTTCTATTACTCATCTTAATCGGAACTGCGATTTATGCCTTTAAAATCGGGCAGAGTGGTTCACGTATTGATGTGTCATTTGAGGATGAAGCTGTTCCGGGCATTACCGCAGTCGATGACGACCAATATTGGAAATTCGGTGTCTTTTATGTCAATAAAAATGATCCTTCTATCTTTGTCGAAAAAAGATTTGGTGTTGGTTGGACGGTCAATTTCGGGCACCCAGTTGGCTATCTCATTCTATTCGGTCCGTTAGTGCTCATTCTCGCGATTACTTTTTTATTATAG